In bacterium, the DNA window ATCCATCGAAGTCCAGGGTGACGCCGGTCATGCCGATGTAGCTATCGTTGGAACAGGTGCTGTTCCAGACATTGGTCGAGTAGTTCCTGCTGGTGAAGATTTGCTTCCGCTGGTTTTCGTCTGTAGTATCTAGGCTAAGCGTTTCAAACACCGTAATCTTGCCGCCTTCGGCTTTGCTGTGAACGGTCTGTTTCGAGACCGATAGCGTAATATTAAAACTATCTTGCTGTGTTATAATTGAGTTTTCCAAGCCGATGTTCATACACATTCCTCCGGTTTTCATAAATCAGGGCCTTTAACATCTTCGAAGCGGCTACGAACTGCTGGACATTCACGGTAGCGGTGGCGCGGTAAAAAGCGGCCTCCAGCTGCCGAGCCAGTTCATTGTCTTCGAAATCGAACCACATTTGGTTGAGATTATCAGTTTCGTAGTCGATTAGTTTGATGTTGTTGGCAGACAGCAGCGCCGCCAGTCCAAAGTCTTTGGTTTTCATGCTTGATCTCCTGGGTTGTTGTTCTCGCTATTTCGATTATTGTCGCTTATCTGAAGTTTGTTGTGTTTAGGTTTCGGCTCATAAATTGGATAGCCGGGGCGAACGCGCGCGACACTACGAAGAACCCCGTTTATTCGCTTGAGGTGGGTTCTTACTCCGCCATCAGGCGTCTTATACGCGCCATCAATGAATAAGCAAACCGTATAGGCATCATAATCATCTCTTCTGGGCAGATTCCCGAAGTCAGTAATATCACGCGGGTTTTGGGGGAGCGGTGTCCACGGAAGGGAAATTGCCTTGCATTTTTCCATCACTCTTTTTGCGATATACCGCTGACAAGAGCGCGACCAGTCGAGGATAATTCCACGATAATTGAAGACCGCGCGAAATGTAGCCGTGGGAGCGAATGGAAATGGCCATTTGCCGTCCCAGAAGAAATAGTACTTGTCGTAGAGATGATAGAACTCGTAGCCTGCTTCGATGAGTTTGTTATAAATCTTTTCCACCTCGGCATCCATGTCGGTGGGATCGTCTTGAGGTGAATAAATGTACTCTGTTTCCATAAGTGATACTCCTTTGTTTAGAATGGAAAGTAAAAAAATCGACTGAACCTGTGAAGATCCAGTCGTTGAAAATTGATGTGATTGCTGTGCGGTGTTATTCCGCCATCATCATTTTATCTACATGGCATCTTCATTAGGTCGTCTTTTTCTTTCGTCTGTCGTCCCAGGCTGTATCCCGAAAAAACCGGAAAACAGCCTGATTCGTCGTGGTTTTTCGTGTTTAGTCTTTAGTAATGCGGTTTTCAGTATGCCATGCCTATAATATAACAAAACATTACCATCATTGCAAGTATTTGGTGAAAAAAGTTTATCGAGCGTTATTCATCAAGGCATTGTATTTTATGCTGATACAAATATCGCTTATCCCCTCCCCAAAAAAATCTTTGCCCAGACTGATAAAGCTTAAACCGCTTCCCGAAAATATCGTTTTCCGAGCGAAATCCGGTTGATTCAGGGCGATTTCTTGGGTAGATTCTCCCATTCATCGCACCACAATTTTCCGCAACTCAGGAGTGTTTTCCCATGCCGGGTATTCTCACCGAAGGACAATCGAAACTGATTCCCATTTCCTGGGGACCCGAACGCGAAATCAATCTGTTTATTCCGGGTCTGGAAACCCTCGACGACCGCGAACAACTCGACGGTCTGGTTCACCGGATTTTGAGAGCCCGACCGCGCGGAAAAGTGTACCTGCTTTTCTGGCGTGTATTTCACGGGTGGGAGTCTGCTCTCTCCGTTCCCCAGTATGCTCAACCGGGAAAACGCCGAAAACAACCTTCGTTTCTGCCCTGTGGAGAATTTGATGTACCGACTTACGCGCATCTCGCTCTGAAACTCGCGCGCTACCCCGGTGCACGATCTTATGCCGAAGAGCTGGGCTGGTCACTCAAGCAGCGGCTGTCGCGAGAGCCGATCTTCAAACGACTCCCCATCAATCTCATCGGCTATTCACTGGGAGCGCGGGTGATCCACTACGCGCTCGCGGTCAGCACCTGGGATGAGTTCCGGATCCAGGATTGTGTTATGCTGGCCGGAGCGACGCCCGCCGATCCC includes these proteins:
- a CDS encoding DUF726 domain-containing protein, which translates into the protein MPGILTEGQSKLIPISWGPEREINLFIPGLETLDDREQLDGLVHRILRARPRGKVYLLFWRVFHGWESALSVPQYAQPGKRRKQPSFLPCGEFDVPTYAHLALKLARYPGARSYAEELGWSLKQRLSREPIFKRLPINLIGYSLGARVIHYALAVSTWDEFRIQDCVMLAGATPADPDDEALDWNVCASEIHGRIYNGYSTQDSALPWIASDAVGNSAIRVRNPKIVNHNFRSFDHGDYWDKLEVVLSELWPRFRQSKNALVTRRHEISCPHCKTTLYVGNDSHYVCQACELSFELRDGYLHYLPHYDVECPHCHLELSPQPDGEYACERCEGGFEVRKGDVYYYPAKE